One window of the Halobacillus litoralis genome contains the following:
- the dhaM gene encoding dihydroxyacetone kinase phosphoryl donor subunit DhaM, which yields MESAGIVLISHSAKVAEGIKEIIHQVEKNVPIELAGGTDDDRIGTSVEKIQTAIDHAHTEGGVLLIYDLGSAMMNAEIAVEMSDFDDIEIANAPLLEGAYVAAVESGMGKSLAQVKQAAERALQGD from the coding sequence ATGGAATCAGCAGGTATCGTACTCATTTCACACAGCGCAAAAGTCGCAGAAGGCATTAAAGAAATCATTCACCAAGTGGAAAAAAACGTTCCTATCGAACTTGCCGGCGGTACGGACGATGACCGTATCGGGACAAGCGTTGAAAAGATCCAAACGGCCATCGACCATGCTCATACAGAAGGCGGCGTTCTTCTCATTTACGATTTAGGCAGCGCCATGATGAACGCGGAAATAGCCGTGGAAATGAGTGATTTCGATGATATTGAAATCGCGAATGCTCCCTTATTAGAAGGTGCCTATGTAGCAGCTGTCGAATCTGGAATGGGTAAAAGCCTCGCTCAAGTGAAGCAGGCTGCTGAACGGGCATTGCAAGGAGACTAA
- the dhaL gene encoding dihydroxyacetone kinase subunit DhaL has protein sequence MELTANDIITWVNKTNEKIQNNKEYLTSLDQAVGDGDHGINMARGFKEVVAKLDDNSYENASDALKDTAMTLMSKVGGAAGPLYGTAFLKLSTSLKDKSAEYTHFLNGLEESLAGLKQRGKSQEGEKTLIDVWAPVIEKMKEQEDFDAALLKDTAESALEKTKDIKATKGRASYLGDRSIGHLDPGSVSSFYVFEALAETIEGGG, from the coding sequence ATGGAACTTACAGCCAATGACATCATTACTTGGGTGAATAAAACCAATGAAAAAATCCAAAACAACAAGGAATATTTGACCTCTCTGGATCAGGCAGTCGGAGACGGGGACCACGGGATCAATATGGCCCGCGGTTTTAAAGAAGTCGTTGCGAAACTCGACGATAACAGTTACGAGAATGCATCCGATGCCCTTAAAGATACAGCTATGACATTGATGAGCAAAGTAGGCGGCGCAGCTGGTCCGCTTTATGGGACAGCGTTCTTGAAACTGTCTACTTCGCTTAAGGATAAGAGCGCGGAATATACTCATTTCTTAAACGGTTTAGAAGAATCGCTAGCGGGACTGAAGCAGCGCGGCAAGTCACAAGAAGGTGAAAAAACCCTCATTGATGTCTGGGCTCCTGTCATCGAAAAAATGAAAGAACAGGAAGACTTCGATGCGGCTCTACTGAAAGATACGGCAGAAAGTGCTCTGGAAAAAACAAAAGATATCAAGGCCACCAAAGGCCGCGCTTCTTACCTGGGGGACCGTTCCATCGGCCATCTCGACCCAGGTTCTGTCTCTTCTTTTTATGTATTTGAAGCTTTAGCTGAAACGATCGAAGGAGGTGGATGA
- the dhaK gene encoding dihydroxyacetone kinase subunit DhaK, whose translation MKKIVNDPEYVVRDMLEGLIAAHPDTLKQIPETTVVARKDAPIDNKVGIVSGGGSGHEPAHAGYIGDGMLDAAVCGEVFTSPTPDQVLEGIKAADGGAGVFLIIKNYTGDVMNFDMAAEMAEAEGIDVEKVVVNDDVAVEDSASTTGRRGIAGTIFVHKIAGAKAAAGGSLQEVKDIAEKVTGNVRSMGMALTPCTVPAAGEPSFSLNEDEMEIGIGIHGESGIEKKEVTSANEIAEELTNNVLEDIEFNHGDDVALIVNGMGATPEMELYILNKKVNEILVERGLNIYKTLVGNYMTALEMSGCSVTLLKLDEEMKSLLDAESSAPAYNI comes from the coding sequence ATGAAAAAGATCGTCAACGATCCAGAATATGTTGTACGGGATATGCTCGAAGGGTTGATAGCTGCTCACCCTGACACTCTTAAACAAATCCCCGAAACGACAGTCGTCGCGAGAAAAGATGCTCCCATAGACAATAAAGTAGGAATTGTCAGTGGCGGAGGAAGTGGACATGAGCCTGCTCACGCCGGATATATCGGGGATGGAATGCTCGATGCAGCGGTTTGCGGGGAAGTATTCACTTCGCCGACGCCGGACCAGGTACTTGAGGGCATTAAAGCGGCCGATGGTGGCGCAGGGGTGTTCCTGATCATCAAAAATTACACGGGAGATGTCATGAATTTCGACATGGCTGCTGAAATGGCGGAAGCAGAAGGCATTGATGTCGAGAAAGTCGTAGTCAATGATGATGTCGCCGTTGAAGACAGTGCTTCCACAACCGGACGCCGCGGTATAGCTGGTACCATTTTTGTTCATAAAATTGCTGGAGCTAAAGCAGCCGCCGGCGGGTCATTGCAAGAAGTCAAAGACATTGCAGAAAAGGTTACAGGTAATGTACGCTCCATGGGCATGGCCCTTACTCCGTGCACTGTGCCTGCTGCCGGTGAACCAAGCTTTTCCTTAAATGAAGACGAAATGGAAATCGGCATAGGAATCCACGGGGAATCAGGAATCGAGAAGAAAGAAGTGACTTCTGCAAACGAAATCGCTGAAGAACTTACGAACAATGTCCTTGAAGACATTGAATTCAACCATGGTGATGATGTAGCCCTTATCGTCAATGGGATGGGTGCGACTCCTGAAATGGAACTGTATATTTTAAATAAAAAAGTGAATGAAATATTAGTGGAACGCGGTTTGAATATTTATAAAACCTTAGTAGGGAATTACATGACTGCCCTTGAAATGTCGGGTTGTTCTGTGACACTCCTGAAACTGGACGAGGAAATGAAATCTTTGCTTGATGCTGAATCAAGTGCACCTGCTTACAATATCTGA
- a CDS encoding VanZ family protein translates to MELDYGLILGMDKQRHFFSHAMMAVFSGIVIIIFSNEQSFKRRIKFAWVVLVFIGILEEYRQYMVPDRSAEFLDAVANLLGITIGLLIPVFIIAIISKNKYKSVSNSFAIYNIALIPLFFGLLLINERPFVTFDGSFEEEVKFWLLFIGF, encoded by the coding sequence ATGGAACTGGATTATGGACTGATTTTAGGTATGGATAAGCAGAGGCACTTTTTCAGTCATGCAATGATGGCAGTATTTTCAGGGATAGTCATTATCATTTTTTCTAATGAACAGTCTTTCAAAAGAAGGATAAAATTTGCATGGGTGGTATTGGTTTTCATCGGTATCCTTGAAGAGTATAGACAATATATGGTGCCTGATAGGAGTGCTGAGTTTTTAGATGCTGTTGCTAATTTGCTTGGTATAACAATAGGATTACTGATCCCCGTATTTATAATTGCAATCATCAGTAAAAATAAATATAAATCTGTCTCTAACAGTTTTGCGATTTACAATATTGCTTTAATCCCCTTATTTTTTGGATTGCTACTTATAAATGAACGACCATTTGTGACCTTTGATGGGTCGTTTGAAGAAGAAGTGAAATTTTGGTTACTTTTTATTGGTTTCTGA
- a CDS encoding DnaD domain protein has protein sequence MNYLKEINAFHDEVELNSLSASASLLWYVLMQFNNKTGWKKEFTVPTAAILVKSGLSESSFLRARKELEEKGYILFQSGSRHQTPTYQMISQVKDKEIGQVEDIVKERVTDETEDSVTDSFKRKERKRKEGEGGGRNPFAFYEQNFGVLTPFMAEKLTDWCRRISDELVMEAMKIATQHNKLFFNYCEGILKRWENQQVRTLADVERVESKTPHKKRKKEERASELKRMVNEYRKERHA, from the coding sequence ATGAATTATTTAAAAGAGATCAATGCATTTCATGATGAGGTAGAACTGAATTCACTTTCGGCTTCTGCTTCGCTGCTTTGGTATGTGCTCATGCAGTTCAACAATAAGACAGGATGGAAGAAAGAATTTACGGTCCCGACAGCTGCGATTTTAGTGAAGTCAGGTTTGAGTGAGAGCTCGTTTCTTCGGGCACGGAAAGAATTAGAGGAGAAAGGGTACATCCTTTTTCAATCGGGGAGCCGCCATCAGACACCTACTTATCAGATGATTTCGCAAGTGAAAGACAAAGAGATCGGACAAGTGGAGGATATCGTGAAGGAACGTGTGACGGATGAGACGGAGGATAGCGTGACGGACTCTTTTAAAAGAAAAGAAAGGAAGAGAAAAGAAGGTGAAGGGGGCGGGAGGAATCCGTTTGCGTTTTACGAACAAAACTTCGGGGTGCTCACACCGTTCATGGCCGAAAAGCTCACCGATTGGTGCCGCCGGATTTCCGATGAGCTGGTGATGGAAGCGATGAAGATCGCCACTCAGCACAACAAGCTGTTTTTCAACTATTGTGAAGGGATTTTGAAACGCTGGGAGAACCAACAGGTGCGGACGCTTGCCGATGTCGAACGAGTGGAATCGAAGACACCGCACAAGAAGCGGAAGAAGGAAGAAAGGGCGTCTGAACTGAAGCGGATGGTCAATGAGTATCGGAAGGAGCGACATGCATGA
- the dnaB gene encoding replicative DNA helicase — MIYNQEAEQSVIGTLLLEGELAKDVTLRVEHFFDKRHRLIYQAVRKIERAGEPVNLVTVTTELNKDIQTVGGVSYLTDLAGSIPTRANLKHHQRLVFDAYRNRKTKEEATRYVQNPNEETLDQLMAQLEDYRGEGTITEETTTYETLIEITRELKNPPTDGMTGFATGYKEIDDMTGGTQGGDLIILAGRPSMGKTAFALNLAAHHCKNNGSVHLFSLEMGRKSLFKRMLSCEAGIDGQKWRTLNFSREDYENCFIAVGEIADWNLHVHENARTIADIRAQVRQSIRKDGEQKPMIIIDYLQLLASSSRYERRDLEVGAMTRELKLLARELGVPIILLSQLSRGVEQRKDKRPMMADLRESGNIEQDADVIGFLYREDYYKRDGGESDEVELIISKQRNGPVGSVKLEFVKEYGKFISGAHL; from the coding sequence ATGATTTATAACCAGGAAGCCGAGCAGTCCGTCATTGGAACATTGCTGTTGGAAGGAGAATTGGCAAAGGATGTGACATTAAGGGTAGAGCATTTCTTTGACAAGCGCCACCGGTTGATCTATCAGGCGGTCCGGAAGATTGAACGGGCCGGTGAGCCGGTCAACCTTGTGACCGTAACAACAGAGTTGAATAAGGACATTCAAACAGTGGGAGGTGTGAGTTATTTAACTGATCTTGCGGGTTCGATCCCCACCAGAGCCAACCTCAAGCATCATCAACGCCTCGTTTTCGATGCCTACCGAAACCGCAAGACGAAGGAAGAAGCGACCCGTTACGTCCAAAACCCTAATGAAGAAACCCTCGATCAACTGATGGCTCAGCTGGAAGACTATCGTGGCGAAGGAACAATCACAGAAGAGACCACCACCTACGAAACGTTAATCGAAATTACCCGCGAACTGAAAAATCCTCCCACCGATGGAATGACAGGCTTTGCCACAGGTTACAAGGAAATCGATGACATGACAGGTGGCACCCAGGGCGGCGATCTGATCATCCTCGCCGGCCGTCCATCGATGGGGAAAACGGCTTTCGCCTTGAACCTCGCCGCACACCATTGCAAGAACAACGGTAGTGTTCACTTGTTCAGCCTGGAGATGGGACGTAAATCACTGTTCAAACGGATGCTTTCCTGTGAAGCAGGCATCGATGGCCAAAAGTGGCGCACGCTGAATTTTTCCCGGGAAGATTATGAGAACTGCTTCATCGCTGTAGGGGAAATCGCCGACTGGAACCTCCACGTCCACGAGAACGCCCGGACGATCGCTGACATTCGTGCCCAAGTCCGGCAGTCGATCCGCAAAGACGGTGAACAGAAGCCGATGATCATCATCGACTACTTGCAGCTACTAGCTTCAAGCAGCCGCTATGAACGGCGCGACCTTGAAGTCGGTGCGATGACAAGGGAATTGAAACTGTTAGCCCGAGAACTTGGAGTACCAATCATCCTGCTTTCTCAGCTTTCCCGAGGGGTCGAACAGCGCAAAGACAAGCGCCCGATGATGGCCGATTTGAGAGAATCCGGCAACATCGAACAAGACGCTGATGTGATCGGTTTCTTATACCGTGAGGATTACTACAAGCGCGATGGAGGCGAGAGCGATGAGGTGGAGCTGATCATCAGCAAGCAGCGGAATGGTCCGGTGGGAAGTGTGAAACTTGAGTTCGTGAAGGAGTACGGGAAGTTTATCAGTGGAGCGCATTTATAG
- a CDS encoding VanW family protein, producing the protein MKFMFLPFLLLFIMPQEDMSDTFELKHEGQVIEQIDKEDFIIPYLDERMVDQQKFDAFLDELDDKMARAPKNAMIDENGSIVKGENGTRVDRAKLKEQFYQYIYTHRLRSTNIPMTPVYPQVDAELLTDIRTQQIGNYLTYYKKTNKGRTNNISLATEAINNHVVFPGEVFSFNKVVGKRTEEKGYVRAPVIVRGELAEDIGGGICQVSSTLYNAVDHAGLKIVERYSHSKKVPYVPPGRDATVSWYGPDFTFKNEFNQPVLIQAKSVNGMVLVHIYSSDRLGNNAD; encoded by the coding sequence ATGAAGTTCATGTTTTTACCCTTTCTGTTATTGTTTATCATGCCACAGGAAGATATGTCCGATACTTTTGAGCTTAAGCATGAAGGGCAAGTCATTGAGCAGATCGATAAAGAAGATTTTATTATTCCCTATCTTGATGAAAGGATGGTGGATCAACAGAAGTTTGATGCCTTCCTTGATGAATTAGACGATAAAATGGCTAGAGCACCAAAAAATGCAATGATTGATGAAAATGGAAGCATAGTGAAAGGGGAAAATGGCACCAGGGTAGACCGTGCGAAATTGAAAGAGCAATTTTATCAATATATTTATACACACCGCTTAAGAAGCACCAACATACCTATGACTCCGGTTTATCCTCAGGTAGATGCGGAACTTCTGACAGACATAAGAACACAGCAAATCGGCAATTATCTGACATATTATAAAAAGACTAACAAAGGAAGAACGAATAATATCTCTCTAGCGACTGAAGCGATTAATAACCATGTGGTTTTCCCGGGAGAAGTATTTTCTTTTAATAAGGTGGTTGGAAAACGAACAGAAGAAAAAGGGTACGTCCGTGCGCCTGTGATTGTCAGGGGGGAATTGGCGGAAGACATCGGGGGAGGGATTTGCCAAGTATCCTCTACTTTATATAATGCCGTCGATCACGCAGGTCTTAAAATTGTGGAACGCTACTCCCATAGCAAGAAAGTCCCTTATGTGCCGCCAGGAAGGGATGCGACGGTCAGTTGGTACGGGCCTGATTTTACCTTCAAAAATGAATTCAACCAGCCTGTCTTAATCCAGGCTAAGTCAGTAAATGGAATGGTGCTTGTACACATTTATTCATCGGATCGCCTTGGGAATAACGCTGATTGA
- a CDS encoding MurR/RpiR family transcriptional regulator, which yields MNLQDRAHKYEYKLNDTDDQVIAFMLEHKQQVIGMSIQMLAEQLFTVPNTITRLSKKLGYDGFSQLKNSLKEEVQEENEPKDFSVAYHMKRTLELVDEERLNKVAEQLHKARRIYTFGVGDTLPFCEILTTHLKVGGKPAEYFLHRHDAIYAINHAKSHDVLILLSMSGETEQILEMARLAKEKGVLVISLTHFTRNKLQQLADIRLFFYSPKKKLENYNVSDKTPMMLLLQVLSNAFWERA from the coding sequence ATGAATTTACAAGACAGAGCCCATAAATATGAATATAAGTTGAACGATACGGATGATCAAGTCATAGCCTTTATGCTCGAACATAAACAGCAGGTGATCGGCATGTCGATCCAGATGCTGGCGGAGCAGTTATTCACCGTTCCGAACACGATTACGAGACTCTCGAAGAAGCTTGGTTATGATGGATTTTCACAGCTGAAGAACAGTTTGAAAGAGGAAGTACAGGAAGAGAACGAACCGAAGGATTTCTCCGTTGCTTATCATATGAAGCGCACATTGGAGTTAGTGGATGAGGAACGCTTGAACAAAGTGGCCGAGCAATTACATAAAGCGAGACGTATCTATACTTTTGGTGTGGGGGATACGCTGCCTTTTTGCGAAATCCTGACGACTCACTTGAAGGTTGGCGGTAAGCCAGCGGAGTACTTCTTGCATCGTCATGATGCCATTTACGCCATCAATCACGCGAAAAGTCATGATGTTTTGATTTTACTCAGTATGTCGGGGGAAACGGAACAGATTCTCGAGATGGCCAGGTTAGCGAAGGAAAAGGGCGTTCTTGTCATTTCTCTCACCCACTTCACTCGAAATAAACTCCAACAGCTGGCGGACATCCGTTTATTCTTTTATTCTCCGAAGAAAAAGCTTGAGAACTATAACGTCTCGGATAAAACACCGATGATGCTCCTTCTCCAGGTACTTTCCAATGCGTTTTGGGAGCGAGCCTGA
- the mngA gene encoding PTS 2-O-a-mannosyl-D-glycerate transporter subunit IIABC yields the protein MQLQHLTSPELIHTHVSFASKDEAIRYLVKELDDEGKLHSKEDFYQSVIDRESLSATGFEGGLAIPHGKSSAVKEASFAVATLTEPLDDWESIDENNRVQLVILLAIPEAEAGSTHLSLLSELMTRMADPSYKDRLLAAPSSEALYQSLDHQEEEQEKAAAHSGKTVLAITACPAGIAHTYMAAEALVRAGKELGVEVLVEKQGANGIEDRISKSQAAKADAVIFAADVAVKDKGRFSSLPKVTTTVAAPLKNAHGLLEEVLDKAAKAPAQQEVDPEEVEEEDSDHKPFKLEIKDSVMTGISYIIPIIVAGGMTLAFAVLLSQAFGLQEVYETEGSWLWLLRQLGGTMLGTLMVPVLAAYMAYAIGDKPALGPGFAAGICANLIGSGFLGGMLGGLLAGYIIKFMKQRLQTTGTFSGFVSFWLYPVLGTLSVGSIMLFVVGEPLAAINNGLIGWLEGMSGGNAILLGMILGAMVSFDLGGPVNKAAYTFCIGAMASGNIMPYAAFASVKMVSAFSVTGATIIGKKYFTKPEQEIGKQTWLLGLAGITEGAIPFMIKDPLRVIPSLIAGSAVTGGIVAYFDIGLGVPGAGIFSLALVEGPSIFLAASVWLGAALIGAFISMVLLILTRKNKLKKQPRQTKEKESSVQMKTAVN from the coding sequence ATGCAGCTTCAACACCTGACTTCACCTGAACTTATTCATACGCATGTATCTTTTGCATCCAAAGATGAAGCCATCCGATATTTAGTCAAAGAGTTAGACGATGAAGGAAAACTTCATTCGAAGGAAGATTTTTATCAGTCGGTCATCGACCGGGAATCGTTATCAGCGACTGGATTTGAAGGCGGACTTGCGATTCCGCACGGCAAATCATCAGCCGTGAAAGAAGCGTCTTTCGCTGTCGCCACTCTTACCGAGCCTTTAGACGATTGGGAAAGCATTGATGAAAACAACCGTGTCCAGCTTGTTATCTTGTTGGCCATTCCTGAAGCCGAGGCTGGGTCGACGCATTTATCGCTTTTATCAGAGCTGATGACACGAATGGCTGACCCATCCTATAAGGATCGGCTGCTTGCGGCTCCATCAAGTGAAGCGTTGTATCAATCTCTTGACCATCAGGAAGAAGAACAAGAAAAGGCTGCTGCTCATTCAGGCAAAACCGTTCTTGCCATCACCGCCTGCCCAGCAGGGATCGCCCATACGTATATGGCCGCCGAAGCCCTTGTGCGTGCAGGAAAGGAACTCGGTGTCGAGGTGCTTGTGGAGAAACAGGGAGCGAACGGAATCGAGGATCGTATTTCCAAGTCACAGGCAGCAAAAGCGGATGCCGTCATTTTCGCCGCTGATGTAGCCGTGAAGGATAAAGGGCGATTTTCCTCATTGCCGAAAGTGACGACAACGGTTGCAGCTCCACTGAAGAATGCACATGGCTTGCTTGAGGAAGTGCTGGACAAAGCAGCAAAGGCTCCCGCTCAACAAGAAGTGGATCCGGAAGAAGTGGAAGAAGAGGATAGCGATCATAAGCCTTTCAAACTGGAAATCAAAGACTCGGTCATGACGGGGATTTCTTACATCATCCCGATCATTGTCGCCGGAGGAATGACGCTCGCTTTCGCTGTTCTTTTATCTCAGGCTTTCGGCTTACAGGAAGTGTACGAGACGGAAGGATCATGGCTCTGGCTGCTCCGTCAGCTGGGTGGAACGATGCTTGGCACATTGATGGTTCCTGTATTAGCGGCCTATATGGCCTACGCCATCGGCGATAAGCCTGCCTTAGGACCAGGTTTTGCGGCAGGTATTTGTGCCAACTTGATTGGAAGCGGATTCTTAGGCGGTATGCTTGGTGGTTTGCTTGCTGGTTATATCATTAAATTCATGAAGCAGCGACTGCAGACAACGGGAACGTTCTCAGGTTTTGTCAGTTTCTGGTTATATCCTGTCTTAGGAACCCTTTCTGTCGGAAGTATCATGCTGTTCGTTGTCGGGGAACCTCTGGCTGCTATCAATAATGGACTGATCGGCTGGCTGGAAGGAATGTCCGGCGGGAATGCCATTTTGCTTGGTATGATTCTCGGAGCGATGGTTTCCTTTGACCTTGGAGGTCCCGTCAATAAAGCCGCTTACACTTTCTGTATCGGGGCGATGGCCAGTGGGAATATCATGCCATATGCAGCTTTTGCCTCTGTGAAAATGGTTTCCGCTTTCAGTGTGACGGGCGCAACCATCATCGGGAAGAAGTACTTTACGAAACCGGAACAGGAAATCGGAAAACAGACGTGGCTGTTGGGATTGGCCGGAATTACAGAAGGAGCCATTCCGTTCATGATCAAAGATCCATTGCGGGTCATTCCATCTTTGATTGCAGGTTCCGCTGTAACTGGTGGTATTGTCGCCTACTTTGATATCGGGCTTGGTGTTCCGGGGGCCGGGATTTTCTCCCTAGCTTTAGTTGAAGGGCCTTCGATTTTCTTAGCGGCGAGTGTCTGGCTGGGTGCCGCCTTGATCGGCGCGTTCATCTCAATGGTTCTTCTCATTTTGACACGGAAAAATAAATTGAAGAAACAACCACGGCAGACGAAAGAGAAGGAGTCGTCCGTTCAAATGAAAACAGCTGTGAATTAA
- the mngB gene encoding mannosylglycerate hydrolase: MKQGPTIQDVQNEKMKTSTKQVHVVPHMHWDREWYFSTEESRILLVNNMEEIMDRLENDPDYPYYVLDGQTSILEDYFDVKPEAEERVIKLVQQGKLIIGPWYTQTDEMVVGGESIVRNLLYGIKDSEKFGDPMMIGYLPDSFGQSSQMPHILNGFDIKYSIFWRGTSERHGTDKTEFYWEADDGSKVLVQLLPLGYAIGKYLPEEEEALKQRMEKYFPVLDRGTTSGHLLLPNGHDQMPIQKDIFPVMEKLNQLYPEREFFLSKYEHVFAEVEKQTDLATLSGEFLDGKYMRVHRSIFSTRMDIKAANTRVENKLTNILEPLASMAYDLGFEYHHGLIELIWKEIMKNHAHDSIGCCCSDKVHQEIANRLFLAEEKTDRLIDFYKRRIVDAMETDNDHDRLTLFNFLPYEREEVVTTEIITKYKAFKIVDEHGNEADFEMIDTEEIDPGLIDRQIVHYGNYDPFMKYTIQWKETVPPMGYRTFFVEETEESAEMKKTQVNEIDTDYYVIKVNENGTLNVWDKRLKKSFDQVLLLEDTGDDGDEYDYSPLENDQPILSKDVESEVSLTQNAVTGVIDIRYSLTVPETLGDRKQNKKNSHIDVHWEVRIPNHKPVIEISCELDNFANDHRLRAFIPTGIASSFSVADNQFGAIKRDVYDSAMDVWKEEKWSERPDSIYPMLSFVGLSDEEHGLSVLTNSTREYQIVGENDDTIAVTLFRSVGHLGKEELIRRPGRPSGIKLPTPDSQMQGKLQLEFALYIHEGGTLEAGAGRAAKEYLTPVQTYNKIPHNAMKLNDTDFVTPTVYQLLEEDQPGVVFSTLKKAEKEEALVMRAYNPTEQNVSSAFRLSEDYKKGYQVNMNEDKQSSVGLNEGCVQASFSPNQSKTLLFKRDS; the protein is encoded by the coding sequence ATGAAACAAGGACCTACGATTCAAGATGTTCAGAATGAAAAGATGAAAACAAGTACAAAGCAGGTTCATGTGGTCCCACATATGCACTGGGACCGGGAGTGGTATTTTTCTACAGAGGAATCACGGATTCTCCTCGTCAATAACATGGAAGAAATCATGGACCGATTAGAAAACGATCCGGATTATCCTTACTATGTGCTCGATGGACAAACCTCTATTCTGGAAGATTATTTCGATGTGAAACCGGAAGCGGAAGAGCGTGTAATAAAGCTTGTCCAACAAGGGAAGCTCATCATCGGGCCCTGGTACACCCAGACAGATGAAATGGTCGTCGGCGGGGAATCGATCGTCCGCAATCTCTTATATGGGATCAAAGACAGCGAGAAGTTCGGCGACCCGATGATGATCGGCTACTTGCCGGATTCCTTCGGTCAAAGCTCGCAAATGCCTCATATTTTGAACGGCTTCGATATTAAATACTCAATTTTCTGGCGAGGCACTTCAGAACGGCACGGCACAGACAAGACGGAGTTTTACTGGGAAGCGGATGACGGTTCAAAAGTACTCGTCCAGTTGCTTCCATTAGGATATGCCATCGGTAAATATCTTCCGGAAGAAGAAGAGGCCTTAAAGCAGCGAATGGAGAAATACTTTCCGGTGCTTGACCGTGGAACAACGTCCGGCCACCTTCTGCTTCCGAATGGGCACGATCAAATGCCGATCCAGAAAGACATTTTCCCTGTGATGGAAAAATTGAATCAGCTGTATCCGGAGCGTGAATTTTTCCTTAGTAAATATGAGCATGTTTTTGCAGAAGTGGAAAAGCAGACGGACCTTGCCACATTGAGCGGGGAGTTCTTAGATGGCAAATACATGCGGGTCCACCGCAGCATTTTCTCGACACGCATGGATATCAAAGCAGCCAATACGCGAGTGGAAAACAAGCTGACCAATATTCTGGAACCACTGGCTTCGATGGCTTATGATCTTGGCTTTGAATACCACCATGGATTGATTGAATTGATTTGGAAAGAAATCATGAAGAACCATGCCCATGATAGCATCGGTTGCTGTTGTTCCGATAAAGTCCATCAGGAAATTGCGAATCGCTTGTTCCTTGCTGAAGAAAAAACAGATCGGCTGATCGATTTTTATAAACGGAGAATCGTTGACGCGATGGAGACTGACAACGATCATGACCGGTTGACTTTGTTCAACTTCCTGCCATATGAGCGCGAAGAAGTGGTCACAACGGAGATCATTACGAAATACAAAGCATTCAAGATTGTGGATGAACATGGCAATGAAGCTGACTTTGAAATGATCGATACAGAAGAAATCGATCCAGGACTCATCGACAGACAAATCGTCCACTACGGCAACTATGATCCATTCATGAAGTATACCATTCAATGGAAAGAAACGGTTCCACCTATGGGTTACCGCACCTTCTTTGTTGAAGAGACGGAAGAATCTGCGGAAATGAAGAAGACCCAGGTGAATGAAATCGATACCGATTATTATGTGATCAAGGTAAATGAAAATGGAACCTTGAATGTGTGGGATAAACGATTGAAGAAATCTTTCGATCAAGTGCTACTTCTGGAAGATACGGGTGATGACGGAGATGAGTATGATTATTCCCCGCTGGAAAATGACCAGCCGATTCTGAGTAAGGATGTAGAATCAGAGGTATCACTCACACAAAATGCTGTAACAGGTGTCATCGATATTCGCTACTCATTGACTGTTCCGGAAACTTTGGGAGATCGAAAGCAAAACAAGAAAAACAGCCACATAGATGTTCATTGGGAAGTTCGGATACCGAATCACAAACCAGTGATCGAGATCAGCTGTGAACTTGATAACTTTGCGAATGATCACCGATTGCGAGCTTTTATTCCTACAGGGATCGCTTCATCTTTCTCAGTCGCTGACAATCAGTTCGGAGCAATCAAAAGGGATGTCTATGACTCGGCGATGGACGTCTGGAAAGAAGAGAAATGGAGTGAGCGACCTGATTCCATCTATCCGATGCTCAGCTTTGTCGGTTTATCCGATGAAGAACACGGGCTTAGTGTGCTGACAAATAGTACAAGAGAATACCAAATCGTCGGTGAAAACGATGATACAATCGCTGTCACATTATTCCGCAGTGTCGGCCACTTAGGGAAAGAAGAATTAATTCGCAGACCCGGACGTCCTTCTGGGATCAAACTGCCGACGCCCGATTCGCAAATGCAGGGGAAACTTCAACTTGAGTTCGCCTTGTATATTCATGAAGGCGGCACATTAGAAGCAGGTGCAGGACGAGCGGCGAAAGAGTATTTGACCCCGGTCCAGACGTATAACAAAATCCCTCATAACGCGATGAAGTTGAACGACACCGACTTCGTGACTCCAACGGTTTATCAATTACTGGAAGAAGATCAACCAGGAGTGGTATTTAGCACATTGAAGAAAGCGGAGAAAGAAGAAGCACTGGTTATGCGGGCCTACAACCCGACAGAACAGAATGTCTCATCAGCCTTCCGCTTGAGTGAGGATTATAAGAAGGGTTATCAAGTGAACATGAATGAAGATAAGCAGTCGTCTGTTGGGTTGAATGAGGGGTGTGTGCAAGCCAGTTTTTCCCCTAATCAATCGAAGACTCTTTTGTTTAAGCGTGATAGCTGA